A stretch of the Candidatus Jettenia sp. AMX2 genome encodes the following:
- a CDS encoding trypsin-like peptidase domain-containing protein — translation MKCKYPVKILFPSIALTLLPFLCSKPTLANDPADVATLRQELLELEQFTKPFLQTFRKISQLVSPSVVSLSTEKKGDPKETADPPPPYQQFPPGRDPHMGDMPKKGLGSGIIVDEQGHILTNNHVIDGFSEDEITVITYDQEQHTNIKIVGVDPNTDLAVIKIEPDNLLPVKFGNSDEVQVGDWVIAIGSPFGYHQTVSAGIISAKGRTHVIPFVLPFIYEDFFQTDAAINPGNSGGPLVNLRGEVIGINTAIATRSGGSQGIGFAISATIAKETAETLITTGTAIRGYLGVGTHDINDELAILLGLRNKKEIISYMGLPKEKGAFVVEVWQDTPASKAGILPGDIIFELGEKKIETTTDLQHAIRRAKVGSVISLKVIRNGLENTLNVTVEQQPGNLAGKTYTTIQKLEEPCKLSFGLMVNNLNPEIAKSLGLENEKGILVVEVEAGSQAEHAGIKPGDLITKVGTKEVSSVMEFIELIEGFLKEKGTVSVYIKGKGFITLIFMKE, via the coding sequence ATGAAATGCAAATATCCGGTAAAAATTTTATTCCCCTCAATAGCATTAACCCTTTTACCTTTTTTATGCAGCAAACCAACCCTTGCAAATGACCCTGCCGACGTTGCAACATTAAGACAAGAACTCCTGGAACTTGAACAGTTTACGAAGCCTTTTCTCCAGACTTTCCGAAAAATATCACAACTGGTCAGTCCGTCTGTAGTCAGTTTAAGTACAGAAAAAAAAGGAGATCCAAAAGAAACAGCAGATCCTCCCCCGCCATATCAACAATTTCCCCCTGGTCGTGATCCTCACATGGGCGACATGCCAAAAAAGGGGTTGGGATCCGGCATTATTGTAGATGAACAGGGACACATTTTAACAAACAACCATGTTATTGACGGTTTCTCTGAAGATGAAATTACCGTTATTACCTATGATCAGGAGCAGCACACGAATATTAAAATTGTTGGTGTTGATCCCAACACAGACCTTGCGGTCATAAAAATAGAGCCGGATAATCTCCTGCCGGTAAAATTTGGCAATTCAGATGAGGTGCAGGTAGGCGATTGGGTTATTGCCATTGGCAGCCCTTTCGGATATCACCAGACGGTTTCCGCTGGCATCATCAGTGCAAAAGGAAGAACGCATGTCATACCATTCGTACTTCCTTTTATCTATGAAGACTTTTTCCAGACCGATGCAGCCATTAATCCGGGAAACAGCGGAGGCCCGCTTGTCAATCTCAGAGGCGAAGTAATCGGGATAAACACTGCTATTGCTACCCGTTCAGGAGGGTCACAGGGTATAGGATTTGCCATTTCTGCCACAATAGCAAAAGAAACGGCAGAAACTCTTATAACAACAGGAACGGCAATAAGGGGATATTTGGGGGTAGGGACACATGATATCAATGACGAATTAGCAATTCTCCTCGGCCTAAGAAATAAGAAAGAGATAATCAGCTACATGGGACTGCCAAAAGAAAAAGGGGCATTCGTTGTTGAGGTCTGGCAGGATACCCCTGCATCAAAGGCAGGAATACTTCCCGGTGATATCATTTTCGAATTGGGTGAAAAGAAGATCGAAACCACAACAGACCTTCAGCATGCTATCCGGCGTGCAAAAGTAGGTTCGGTAATAAGCTTGAAGGTTATCCGGAATGGCCTGGAAAACACACTAAATGTCACTGTTGAACAGCAACCCGGAAATCTTGCAGGCAAAACATATACTACAATTCAAAAATTGGAAGAACCCTGCAAGCTCTCTTTTGGATTAATGGTAAACAATCTTAATCCCGAAATAGCAAAATCATTGGGCCTTGAAAACGAAAAAGGTATCCTGGTTGTTGAAGTCGAAGCAGGCAGCCAGGCAGAGCATGCAGGTATAAAGCCTGGTGATTTGATTACGAAAGTAGGAACAAAGGAAGTAAGCTCCGTTATGGAATTCATAGAACTCATCGAAGGTTTTTTGAAAGAGAAAGGAACGGTGAGTGTTTATATAAAAGGCAAAGGATTCATAACATTAATTTTCATGAAGGAATGA
- a CDS encoding diguanylate cyclase, which produces MGKHLSVLFVDDSPNDVELMVRKLKKSGYDPMYERVETATAMKTMLEKHRWDIILADHTMPLFNAMDALTQLQLSGLDLPFIIVSGTIGEDVAVAAMKAGAHDYVMKDKLIRLIPAIERELKEAEERRKRKQAEEALRKSEASLANAQRIAHLGNWERNIAENTLFWSDEIFRIFGLIPRSCISTYEVFFDSIHPDDREYVKQSVHNALSSDGKPYCIDYRIILPDGSERFVHEQAEVVFDKNGRAIHMSGTIQDITECRKIKEELRALNESLEQKVAERTLELKKANEELQAEITERKRMEEKIKHLAFHDPLTSLPNRTLFADRLTLALAHAHRTKEILAILFLDLDRFKVINDTLGHSIGDQLLQGVAERLKHCVREDDTVARLGGDEFILLLTGISRTEDVDTIARKILNIFKESWVTSGHELHITVSIGIALYPNDGKDAETLLKNADTAMYRAKESGRNNYQFYTPIMHNRSLERLAMETGLRRALERKEFVVYYQPQVNLDTGKMTGMEALVRWQHPDEGIIFPSEFLALAEDTRQIIFIDELVLHVVCKQIKIWQDMGLMLTCVSVNLSMYTFQQQNFVETVASVIKKNGLDPHLLGVEITESIAMCDIDTTIDKLNKLSDLGIQITIDDFGTGFSSLGYLKKFPIDKLKISQHFIDGA; this is translated from the coding sequence ATGGGCAAACATCTTAGCGTATTGTTTGTTGATGATTCACCAAATGACGTTGAATTGATGGTACGCAAATTGAAGAAAAGTGGCTATGATCCAATGTATGAAAGGGTTGAAACAGCTACTGCCATGAAAACAATGCTCGAAAAGCACAGATGGGATATTATCCTCGCCGATCACACCATGCCACTTTTCAACGCTATGGATGCACTCACTCAATTACAACTCAGCGGACTCGACCTGCCGTTTATTATCGTATCTGGCACTATTGGGGAGGATGTTGCTGTTGCTGCAATGAAAGCAGGCGCGCATGATTACGTTATGAAAGATAAACTGATACGGCTTATCCCTGCCATTGAGAGGGAATTGAAAGAAGCTGAGGAACGGAGGAAACGAAAGCAAGCAGAGGAAGCACTTCGGAAAAGCGAAGCAAGTCTTGCCAATGCACAACGAATCGCTCATTTAGGAAACTGGGAGAGGAATATCGCAGAAAACACGTTATTTTGGTCTGATGAGATCTTTCGCATCTTTGGTTTGATTCCGCGATCATGTATTTCAACATATGAGGTATTTTTCGATTCTATCCATCCGGACGACAGGGAATACGTGAAACAATCTGTTCATAATGCCTTATCATCTGACGGCAAACCCTATTGCATTGACTATCGCATAATACTGCCGGACGGATCAGAACGTTTTGTTCATGAACAGGCCGAGGTTGTTTTCGACAAAAATGGCAGGGCAATTCATATGAGCGGAACAATTCAGGACATCACTGAGTGCAGAAAAATAAAAGAGGAATTAAGAGCACTCAACGAATCATTAGAACAAAAGGTAGCAGAGCGAACCCTTGAACTTAAGAAGGCAAATGAAGAACTCCAGGCAGAAATTACTGAGCGCAAGCGGATGGAAGAAAAAATAAAACACCTGGCTTTTCACGATCCTCTCACTTCCCTGCCTAACCGGACATTGTTCGCCGATCGCCTGACGCTGGCGTTGGCTCATGCTCACCGAACCAAAGAGATTCTGGCAATACTCTTTCTTGATCTGGATAGATTTAAGGTAATTAACGATACGCTGGGACACAGTATAGGAGATCAGTTACTGCAGGGAGTTGCTGAGAGGCTAAAACACTGTGTGCGTGAAGACGACACCGTCGCTCGCCTTGGTGGTGACGAATTCATCCTGCTATTGACAGGAATCAGCCGGACAGAAGATGTGGATACTATTGCACGTAAAATCCTCAATATCTTCAAAGAATCATGGGTGACCAGTGGGCATGAACTCCATATCACCGTCAGTATTGGAATTGCTCTCTATCCCAACGACGGTAAAGATGCCGAGACCTTGTTGAAGAATGCCGATACTGCCATGTATCGCGCCAAGGAATCGGGAAGAAATAATTACCAGTTTTATACCCCTATCATGCACAATAGGTCTCTTGAAAGACTAGCAATGGAAACGGGGCTCCGCCGCGCTTTAGAACGCAAGGAATTCGTGGTGTACTACCAACCCCAAGTTAATCTTGACACAGGGAAGATGACAGGTATGGAAGCCCTGGTACGCTGGCAGCATCCTGACGAAGGAATAATCTTTCCGTCAGAGTTCCTCGCACTGGCTGAAGACACCAGGCAAATTATCTTTATCGATGAATTGGTATTACATGTCGTCTGTAAACAAATTAAAATCTGGCAAGATATGGGTCTTATGCTTACCTGTGTTTCAGTAAATCTCTCTATGTACACATTTCAGCAGCAAAATTTTGTAGAAACTGTCGCTTCGGTGATAAAAAAAAATGGCCTTGACCCTCATCTTCTGGGAGTGGAAATAACCGAAAGCATTGCAATGTGTGATATAGACACTACAATTGACAAGTTAAACAAGTTGTCTGACTTGGGAATTCAAATCACTATTGACGATTTTGGTACAGGTTTTTCTTCACTGGGCTATCTAAAGAAATTTCCCATTGACAAGCTCAAAATCAGTCAGCATTTTATCGATGGGGCGTAA
- a CDS encoding NERD domain-containing protein, which yields MAYKSYLIKHYEHTFENSFFREFSGRLRSTFQNNEGLHVLVGNVSCNGHQIDALFISSGRIIVIDFKNYGGQLTFSENNPWQIHTGNDFVFVQGGGKIRNPYQQVQAYRYSLINFLGSKLSNVLEPNHENFKLGHLSALVLFHQRVSFDMNEIPQRISVYFDISDNTNCLSVINDRYSNALNLSDTEIQNILNVFGIREENIYDETQEPVVIPATENIPNAAERLELVKRILENIPGINETNEIKKLIIYYQTLINLERQKEPDVQDMHLFHINWQAVADPITINLENNPAFHQRFQQNLNRQSPKNLFAGINICFNEQTFPLLYKIIPHGDILDHTAIELPIKNFTLYPKPLEDRNYPDDLIEELTSAVNQENTLTEKVHILENYLGNTVILVSNITLAFIEENPFTSQLLSELKKIDRNGLVLEDSFLEKFLLKKAINNEIQQIDASEFIQITPLNTCQKDAVRYSFNQPLTVITGPPGTGKTQVVLNILANAIIHN from the coding sequence ATGGCGTATAAATCTTACCTTATAAAACATTATGAACATACTTTTGAAAATTCATTTTTCAGAGAGTTTTCAGGACGACTTCGCAGTACATTTCAAAATAATGAAGGACTCCATGTTTTGGTTGGAAATGTGAGTTGTAATGGACATCAGATAGATGCCCTGTTTATTTCGAGCGGGAGAATCATTGTCATTGATTTTAAAAACTATGGTGGTCAGTTAACATTTTCGGAAAACAATCCCTGGCAAATACATACGGGAAATGATTTTGTTTTTGTGCAGGGCGGCGGAAAGATCAGAAATCCGTACCAACAGGTACAGGCTTACCGGTATTCGCTTATTAATTTCTTAGGCAGCAAACTTTCTAATGTGTTAGAGCCAAACCATGAGAATTTTAAATTGGGACATTTGAGCGCATTAGTTCTGTTTCATCAGCGTGTTTCATTTGACATGAATGAAATCCCTCAAAGGATCAGTGTGTATTTTGATATTTCTGATAATACTAACTGTCTGTCAGTAATTAATGACAGATACAGCAATGCACTGAATTTATCAGATACAGAAATACAGAATATTCTCAATGTCTTTGGTATCAGGGAAGAAAATATTTATGATGAAACACAAGAGCCTGTGGTAATTCCGGCAACAGAAAATATTCCAAATGCGGCAGAGAGATTAGAATTAGTAAAAAGGATATTGGAAAATATCCCGGGAATTAATGAAACCAATGAGATAAAAAAGCTAATTATTTATTACCAAACACTTATAAATCTTGAAAGGCAAAAAGAACCTGACGTTCAAGATATGCATCTTTTCCATATTAATTGGCAGGCTGTTGCCGATCCAATCACAATAAACCTTGAAAACAATCCAGCGTTTCATCAACGGTTTCAGCAAAATTTGAATCGACAATCCCCAAAAAACCTTTTTGCAGGAATAAATATTTGTTTCAATGAACAGACATTTCCATTACTTTACAAGATTATTCCTCACGGAGATATCTTAGATCACACTGCCATTGAATTACCCATTAAGAATTTCACTCTTTATCCGAAACCGCTGGAAGACCGCAATTACCCTGATGACTTGATTGAGGAACTTACGTCAGCAGTAAACCAGGAAAATACGCTAACAGAAAAGGTTCATATCCTTGAAAATTATTTAGGCAATACAGTTATTCTGGTTAGTAATATCACTTTGGCATTTATCGAAGAGAATCCGTTTACAAGTCAACTATTATCTGAACTTAAAAAAATCGATCGGAACGGACTCGTTTTAGAAGATAGCTTTTTAGAAAAATTTCTCCTCAAGAAAGCTATCAATAATGAAATTCAGCAGATTGACGCATCTGAATTCATTCAGATTACCCCTCTGAACACCTGCCAGAAGGATGCTGTTAGATATTCATTCAATCAACCTTTGACTGTTATAACAGGCCCTCCAGGAACTGGAAAGACGCAGGTTGTTCTAAACATTTTAGCTAACGCAATTATCCATAATTAA
- a CDS encoding AAA domain-containing protein has protein sequence MVASKNNRAIDTVKEKLAALINEPNHISYKFFLRFGSREEIRNRTKPIINSYITKIHNNLIEDNSERLSQILDEVGNRRRIIVNSHEMLERKKKLENELPVLESTIEDKEQRLQRWIDSNSEAVNVFNNQREKLSEIRNRIISCKNEVASKYNSCYGLGRYYFNFTEKKKYAASLVSTFESWPYELKKLARELGIEVKSTDLTDGSTILSIYEKLLTFIEFGIQLIGKKINCEKEIQELRSQFTEDQNEIENIRANENGLKNTIITNEESLKDCGLPLLKELVHKKIREEDAAVLNRFKGYIPDYIPEMSQIHGFVETTKDFLETFNITAITSLSIKNAFPLTEKLFDIVVIDEASQCDIASALPLILRAKQLVVIGDPMQLKHISNVQSYEEKYIIRTLGIDTNLCLDYVNESLFDYCYNLSIVSKCRSIYLKEHFRCHPEIITYSNKIFYGPIMGQELDICTPTDFYQIEPKGIYWINTVGNQHPQQNINLTEIQKAVNLARKLAIQHNGISIGITTPFADQAKEINRVIQAKLPVDLTMRLKADPVHKFQGDEKDIVILSLVVSDNSPPFKARWINEKVPFLVNVAVTRARNTLYIVGNADYCNNLPSDSPLGFLIRYIKSIRPIQNG, from the coding sequence TTGGTAGCAAGCAAAAATAATAGAGCAATAGATACTGTAAAGGAAAAGCTCGCTGCTTTAATAAATGAACCTAACCATATTTCTTACAAATTCTTTTTGCGATTTGGTTCGAGGGAGGAAATACGAAATAGAACAAAACCTATTATTAATTCCTATATAACAAAAATTCACAACAATTTGATTGAAGATAATTCGGAAAGGTTGTCACAAATTCTTGATGAAGTTGGCAACAGAAGGCGCATAATAGTAAATTCACATGAAATGCTGGAAAGGAAAAAGAAGCTTGAAAATGAATTGCCAGTTCTGGAATCAACAATTGAGGATAAGGAACAAAGATTGCAAAGATGGATTGATTCAAATAGCGAAGCTGTAAATGTATTCAATAATCAAAGAGAAAAACTGTCCGAAATCAGAAATAGGATCATTTCATGCAAAAACGAAGTAGCTTCGAAGTATAATAGTTGTTATGGTTTGGGTAGATACTATTTTAACTTTACAGAAAAGAAGAAATATGCTGCCAGTCTGGTTTCTACCTTTGAATCATGGCCGTATGAATTAAAAAAATTAGCAAGGGAACTAGGTATAGAAGTCAAATCAACTGATTTAACAGACGGCAGCACTATACTATCTATTTACGAAAAACTTCTTACATTTATTGAATTCGGAATACAATTAATAGGAAAAAAGATTAACTGTGAGAAAGAAATTCAAGAATTAAGATCTCAATTTACCGAAGACCAAAATGAGATTGAGAACATAAGGGCAAATGAAAATGGATTAAAAAACACAATAATTACGAATGAAGAAAGCCTTAAAGATTGTGGACTTCCATTACTCAAGGAGTTAGTCCATAAAAAAATTCGTGAGGAAGATGCAGCAGTATTAAACAGGTTTAAAGGTTACATACCTGATTATATTCCAGAAATGTCACAAATACATGGTTTTGTTGAAACGACAAAGGATTTTCTTGAAACTTTTAACATAACTGCAATTACAAGCCTTTCCATTAAGAATGCCTTTCCTTTAACTGAAAAACTATTTGACATAGTGGTAATTGATGAGGCATCACAATGCGATATTGCATCGGCTTTGCCTTTAATTCTCAGAGCAAAACAACTTGTAGTAATCGGCGACCCGATGCAATTAAAACACATTTCGAATGTTCAATCTTATGAAGAAAAATATATCATCAGAACACTGGGTATAGATACCAACCTTTGTTTAGATTACGTAAATGAATCCCTGTTTGATTACTGTTATAATTTATCGATTGTATCAAAATGCCGGAGTATTTACCTGAAAGAACACTTCAGATGCCATCCGGAAATTATTACATATTCCAACAAGATATTTTATGGGCCCATAATGGGGCAAGAACTTGACATCTGCACACCGACTGACTTTTATCAGATTGAACCGAAAGGGATTTATTGGATTAATACTGTTGGAAATCAACACCCACAACAAAACATAAATCTAACAGAAATACAAAAAGCAGTTAATTTAGCTCGTAAACTTGCCATACAACACAATGGAATATCAATCGGAATTACAACCCCATTTGCAGATCAGGCGAAGGAAATTAACAGAGTTATTCAGGCCAAATTACCAGTCGATCTAACAATGAGACTCAAAGCGGACCCAGTTCATAAATTCCAGGGAGATGAGAAAGACATTGTGATTCTTAGTCTGGTGGTTAGCGATAATAGCCCACCTTTTAAAGCCAGGTGGATTAACGAAAAAGTTCCTTTTCTGGTAAACGTTGCAGTTACAAGAGCAAGAAATACTCTTTATATTGTAGGAAATGCAGACTATTGTAATAATTTACCGTCTGACTCACCCTTAGGATTTCTTATAAGATATATAAAAAGTATTCGCCCGATACAGAATGGATGA
- a CDS encoding IS1634 family transposase, whose protein sequence is MYVRKKSKKTSGKKRYLQHQLVESVRTPSGPRQQIVLNLGQLDLPEEKWKVLADRIEGILTNQKTLFPLDPEIEAKARHYARQIRQERLGRGQECLTAEETAHYEQVDISSLATNDAKTVGAEHVVISQMDEYGFDTIVKGLGLSEEQVKYSRMVIVGRIVHPGSERETARWLTEASGVGELLGGGVRVYDNALHRAAILLWEHHEAIERELSRRAREIYSLKETVILYDLTNSYFEGSKRGSKIARYGKSKEKRNDCPIITLSLTVDEEGFPKQSKVWEGNVSEPDTLKDILSGLKKEGGLFTDEKTIVIDAGIATEDNIALIKKNGFRYVAVSRKRTYEDAFWSKAEEEKIPLSDGKTTLSLKFVRTEEEAYLLCHSETKEAKEKAMLFQKEQRFEQELLSIREGLSKAKRQRKYDKIIERIGRLKERYNVGNLYKIKVEQSEGNATLLHFTKNEQAKAKEDAAGTYVLRTNRLDLGGEEISKLHRSLTTIEASFASMKGNLGLRPNFHHADTPTIAHVHVTVLAYHILAGIIKKLRTAGIHYDCDTIRNILATHVRVTTTMNTEDGHVIDVRTCTTPTEKQHMIYHKLQIKHTPLGRKYIKTPVKTQRCSAEK, encoded by the coding sequence ATGTATGTCCGTAAAAAATCAAAAAAGACGTCAGGCAAAAAACGATATCTACAGCACCAACTCGTTGAGTCGGTTCGTACCCCTTCAGGGCCAAGGCAGCAAATAGTTTTGAATCTTGGCCAGCTTGATCTGCCGGAAGAGAAGTGGAAGGTTCTTGCAGACCGCATCGAAGGGATTTTAACCAATCAAAAGACCTTATTTCCGTTAGATCCTGAAATCGAGGCAAAGGCAAGGCATTATGCCCGTCAGATAAGGCAAGAGAGATTGGGACGTGGGCAAGAATGTCTTACCGCTGAAGAAACAGCGCACTATGAGCAGGTAGATATTAGTTCCCTGGCAACAAATGATGCGAAGACCGTAGGGGCAGAACACGTAGTAATAAGCCAGATGGATGAATATGGGTTTGACACGATAGTAAAGGGACTTGGATTGAGCGAAGAGCAGGTGAAGTATTCCAGGATGGTTATTGTGGGAAGAATAGTACATCCTGGCAGCGAGCGGGAGACTGCCCGATGGTTAACAGAGGCAAGCGGAGTGGGAGAACTCCTGGGTGGAGGGGTGAGGGTGTATGATAATGCGTTACATCGGGCGGCCATATTGTTATGGGAGCATCATGAAGCGATAGAACGGGAGTTGTCAAGACGTGCCCGGGAGATATATTCTCTCAAGGAGACGGTGATCTTGTACGATTTAACCAACAGTTATTTTGAGGGGAGCAAGAGAGGGAGTAAAATAGCCAGGTATGGTAAATCAAAGGAGAAGCGTAATGACTGTCCGATAATTACGTTATCTCTTACGGTAGATGAAGAAGGATTTCCTAAACAGAGCAAGGTATGGGAAGGCAACGTGTCTGAGCCTGATACGTTGAAAGATATTTTATCAGGTTTGAAAAAAGAAGGCGGTCTGTTTACGGATGAGAAGACTATCGTAATAGATGCCGGAATTGCGACGGAAGACAATATCGCATTGATAAAAAAAAATGGATTTCGCTATGTGGCGGTCTCCCGTAAGAGAACGTATGAAGACGCTTTTTGGTCAAAAGCAGAGGAGGAGAAGATCCCTTTATCGGACGGGAAGACAACGTTGAGCCTGAAATTCGTGCGAACAGAAGAAGAGGCATACCTTCTCTGCCACAGTGAAACAAAAGAGGCAAAAGAAAAAGCCATGCTTTTCCAGAAAGAACAAAGGTTTGAACAGGAACTGTTGTCAATACGGGAAGGGTTATCAAAGGCAAAAAGACAAAGAAAGTATGATAAGATCATTGAACGAATCGGGCGACTGAAAGAACGTTATAACGTAGGCAATCTGTATAAGATCAAAGTGGAACAGTCTGAAGGCAATGCGACCTTGCTTCACTTTACAAAAAATGAGCAGGCGAAGGCGAAGGAAGATGCAGCCGGCACCTATGTGTTGAGGACAAATCGTCTGGATCTTGGTGGGGAAGAGATATCAAAGCTCCACAGATCGTTGACCACGATAGAGGCGAGCTTTGCAAGTATGAAAGGCAATCTGGGTTTACGGCCAAACTTTCACCATGCGGATACCCCCACCATTGCCCATGTACACGTAACGGTATTGGCCTATCATATACTTGCCGGGATAATAAAAAAGTTGCGGACAGCAGGGATTCATTACGATTGTGATACGATTCGTAATATCCTTGCAACACACGTAAGGGTGACAACCACGATGAATACAGAAGATGGTCATGTTATTGACGTCAGAACCTGCACAACGCCAACGGAAAAGCAGCATATGATTTACCATAAACTCCAGATAAAGCACACGCCATTAGGGAGAAAATACATAAAAACACCTGTTAAAACGCAAAGATGTAGTGCCGAAAAATGA
- a CDS encoding type II toxin-antitoxin system HicB family antitoxin: MKDILTYKGFIGSVHFSADDKVFHGKIEGIGDLVTFEGSTVDELIKAFYDEVDDYMKLCKEHDKEPMKSYKGSFNVRISPELHRKAVVTAKKKGITLNKFIQRAIEKELVQKE, from the coding sequence ATGAAAGATATTTTGACTTATAAGGGTTTTATAGGATCAGTGCATTTTAGTGCGGATGATAAGGTCTTTCATGGAAAGATAGAAGGTATTGGCGACCTTGTAACCTTCGAGGGTTCTACAGTGGACGAACTTATAAAGGCATTTTATGATGAAGTAGACGATTATATGAAACTATGCAAGGAACATGATAAGGAACCTATGAAATCATACAAGGGTAGTTTTAATGTTCGCATATCCCCGGAATTGCATAGAAAGGCCGTGGTAACGGCTAAAAAAAAGGGAATTACTTTAAATAAGTTTATCCAAAGAGCAATCGAAAAGGAATTAGTACAGAAAGAATAA
- a CDS encoding peptidylprolyl isomerase — protein sequence MRYAIAFLFLIFAMPALSYGNVSSLDANNVNSIRAIVDDKIITQDEVLRHAAVAIREAQGRYKDDEFFYKVDEILKDTLDELINRKVLIREAQRLFGINEAAMRDVEKDLDSFLKGAVQRVGSLSKYYEIAEAQGISPIEKRNELREDIMIDRIMKEYVYDRIKIQPKALRRYYRDNIDEYREEKEVKIRHIMIRFSAHGNNREKAFSLAQQVMNRIRNGEDFAPLAERYSDGPQAQNGGLWSIEEINELRKDLRDVVFSLQDNECSDIVESPVGYHIFKMELVRPEKIQNFEDVQDDIYKRVYRDEITRLRDQYINRLRANCFIRIIR from the coding sequence ATGAGATATGCGATAGCTTTTTTATTTCTTATCTTTGCTATGCCCGCCTTATCCTACGGGAATGTAAGTAGTCTGGATGCAAACAATGTTAACTCTATCAGGGCCATTGTTGACGATAAGATTATTACACAAGACGAAGTACTCAGACATGCAGCAGTGGCTATCCGGGAAGCTCAAGGACGATACAAGGACGATGAGTTTTTTTATAAGGTTGATGAGATATTGAAAGATACTTTGGATGAATTGATAAACAGGAAGGTGCTGATCAGGGAAGCACAGCGGCTGTTTGGCATTAATGAAGCTGCCATGAGAGATGTCGAAAAGGACCTGGATTCATTTTTAAAGGGCGCTGTTCAGAGGGTTGGCTCTTTATCAAAATATTATGAAATTGCTGAAGCTCAGGGGATCAGTCCCATCGAGAAAAGGAATGAACTGAGAGAGGATATCATGATAGACAGAATCATGAAAGAATATGTATATGACAGAATCAAAATACAACCGAAAGCATTGAGGCGTTATTATCGTGATAATATTGATGAATATCGTGAGGAAAAAGAAGTGAAAATACGGCACATCATGATAAGATTTTCTGCTCATGGGAATAACAGAGAAAAGGCATTTTCCCTGGCACAGCAAGTAATGAATCGTATCAGAAACGGTGAAGATTTTGCACCCTTGGCAGAGCGGTATTCAGATGGGCCCCAGGCACAGAATGGTGGTTTGTGGAGTATTGAAGAAATTAATGAATTAAGAAAAGACCTTCGGGATGTTGTTTTCAGTTTACAGGATAATGAATGTAGCGATATTGTTGAGTCTCCTGTTGGATACCATATCTTTAAGATGGAACTTGTCAGACCGGAAAAGATTCAAAATTTTGAAGATGTCCAGGACGATATTTATAAGCGGGTGTATCGGGACGAGATTACCAGATTAAGGGACCAATACATCAACCGGTTGAGGGCCAATTGTTTTATAAGGATTATTAGGTAA